A portion of the Edaphobacter lichenicola genome contains these proteins:
- a CDS encoding DUF2490 domain-containing protein, with protein sequence MNRSVLSNARMPRQTARLTIALISFMLTVLCSGAKAQPQSQTTKTEVWPEVDAHVQLASSLRILAFTGLEQGVAYPFQQWYAAGALGYQVLSIQTPHLVNIDPDKEHYFLFGGGYEFLRTVQSGKTKHEDRITLDATPSFRLRGGFLVRDRNWVELRWIDGSYSTTYRNRITVERDFLVRKIRFTPYGSVETFYDGSSHSWNQEWYTAGVQLPYKRIWMLNTYYRRENCNNCTPGSWNAAGGSLNFYFRNLK encoded by the coding sequence ATGAATCGGTCCGTACTCTCTAACGCAAGGATGCCTCGTCAAACGGCCCGTCTTACGATTGCTCTGATCTCGTTCATGCTGACTGTTCTCTGTTCGGGTGCCAAAGCGCAGCCGCAATCACAAACTACAAAGACAGAGGTGTGGCCGGAGGTCGATGCTCATGTTCAACTCGCATCAAGTTTACGAATCCTCGCGTTTACCGGGCTCGAGCAGGGAGTTGCCTATCCCTTCCAGCAGTGGTATGCGGCGGGGGCGCTCGGCTATCAGGTCCTAAGCATTCAAACGCCACACCTGGTAAATATTGACCCCGATAAAGAGCACTACTTTCTCTTTGGTGGTGGCTATGAATTTCTTCGAACGGTGCAGTCGGGAAAGACCAAGCATGAAGACCGGATCACTCTCGATGCGACACCCAGCTTCCGTCTGCGCGGAGGATTTCTAGTGAGGGACAGGAATTGGGTCGAACTCCGTTGGATCGATGGCTCCTATTCAACGACTTACCGTAACAGGATAACCGTTGAACGCGACTTTCTCGTTCGTAAGATTCGATTCACCCCCTACGGATCGGTGGAGACCTTCTACGATGGTTCAAGTCATTCTTGGAATCAAGAGTGGTATACGGCAGGCGTTCAATTGCCCTACAAGCGAATCTGGATGCTGAATACCTATTACCGGCGAGAGAACTGCAATAATTGCACTCCTGGTAGCTGGAACGCAGCGGGAGGGTCGCTGAACTTCTACTTTCGAAATTTGAAATGA
- a CDS encoding tannase/feruloyl esterase family alpha/beta hydrolase: MSRTVLLITSVALLLALGAPAAFAAFDCTSLMKMTFPDATVAAAEAVTAGSLELQGLEPLTSLPAFCRVRVTLHPTTDSAIRFEAWLPLQSWNGRLLDVGNGGFAGSISYGQMARNLRRGYATAGSDAGHQADAEDASWAYRHPEKIADFGYRAVHLTALLSKAVVKAYYAKTQEKSYFDACSDGGREALMEAQRFPDDYDGILAGAPANNWSHMLVNGLVLTQASSRDPAAYISALKLPAITQAALNECDGLDGLKDGVISDPERCRFDPAVLQCKRAEDSSCLTQPQIHALRMIYSGAKDSKGVTIFPGLMPGDENPSWHDWVLGNAPAGASGTNYLSGYFRYMVLNDPTWNPLTADVDLSLKTAIDRTGKDVDAIDPDLSRFAAHGGKLIMYHGWNDPAISPLNSVQYLADVKRAMGSAKGDDFVRLYMVPGMEHCVGGPGPNIFGQLGLAGAEGEGTGAMDLLQTWVERGKAPGPILAVKTTGTHDAPVRVVRPVCPYPQETKYDGKGDPKIPESFACKTP; the protein is encoded by the coding sequence ATGTCACGAACTGTCCTGCTCATCACTTCTGTCGCACTACTTTTAGCGCTCGGCGCCCCCGCCGCCTTTGCGGCGTTCGATTGCACATCGCTTATGAAGATGACGTTCCCAGATGCCACCGTGGCGGCTGCTGAAGCGGTGACTGCAGGCTCGCTGGAATTACAAGGATTGGAACCGCTGACTAGCCTGCCGGCGTTCTGTCGGGTCCGCGTCACACTGCATCCCACTACTGACTCAGCGATTCGATTCGAAGCATGGCTGCCACTGCAGTCGTGGAATGGACGTCTGTTAGATGTTGGCAATGGTGGCTTCGCTGGCTCAATCAGCTACGGGCAGATGGCACGCAATCTAAGGCGGGGCTACGCAACAGCGGGGTCGGACGCAGGACACCAGGCCGACGCGGAAGATGCTAGCTGGGCCTACCGGCATCCTGAAAAGATTGCTGACTTTGGTTATCGAGCCGTGCATCTTACCGCGCTGCTGTCGAAGGCTGTGGTAAAGGCGTATTACGCTAAGACACAGGAGAAGTCATACTTTGATGCGTGCTCCGATGGAGGCCGAGAGGCTCTGATGGAGGCGCAGCGCTTCCCAGACGACTACGACGGAATTTTGGCAGGCGCTCCGGCGAACAACTGGTCGCACATGCTGGTAAACGGGCTAGTGCTGACTCAGGCTTCCTCGCGAGATCCTGCCGCGTACATATCGGCGCTAAAGCTGCCTGCGATCACTCAGGCGGCGCTGAACGAATGTGATGGATTGGATGGCTTGAAGGATGGGGTCATCAGTGACCCGGAGCGCTGCCGATTCGATCCTGCTGTTCTGCAATGCAAGAGAGCGGAGGACAGCAGTTGTCTGACGCAACCGCAAATACACGCACTGCGCATGATATACAGCGGCGCAAAGGACAGTAAGGGTGTGACAATCTTTCCCGGCTTGATGCCGGGAGACGAAAACCCGTCGTGGCACGACTGGGTTCTCGGCAATGCACCTGCTGGGGCGAGTGGCACGAACTATCTCTCCGGATACTTTCGGTACATGGTTCTCAATGATCCGACTTGGAATCCCCTCACAGCGGACGTCGATCTTTCCCTCAAGACTGCCATCGATCGTACTGGGAAGGATGTGGATGCGATCGATCCTGATTTATCGAGATTTGCGGCGCATGGCGGAAAGCTAATCATGTACCACGGCTGGAATGATCCTGCCATCTCACCCTTGAACTCCGTCCAATACCTGGCTGACGTAAAAAGGGCTATGGGTTCCGCAAAAGGCGATGATTTCGTTCGCCTGTATATGGTGCCAGGAATGGAGCACTGCGTCGGTGGCCCCGGCCCTAATATCTTTGGGCAGCTTGGATTGGCTGGTGCAGAGGGTGAAGGCACGGGCGCAATGGATCTGTTGCAGACATGGGTAGAGCGAGGCAAAGCGCCCGGACCTATCTTGGCGGTAAAAACAACAGGCACCCACGATGCGCCGGTGCGCGTGGTTCGTCCGGTATGCCCTTATCCTCAAGAGACCAAGTATGACGGGAAAGGCGACCCCAAAATACCTGAGAGTTTTGCCTGTAAAACTCCCTGA
- a CDS encoding IPT/TIG domain-containing protein has protein sequence MELIIEPVARRKATQQTGALRGSATGTYTGSSLQFLNANVLFAYDLDTSGGLFYSYVVSSAGLSGSYNTQYTLNNFSAFKIRNGRAYANLGGVADPTVNPVAPLGVFQTVAPTSQFGSDFGYGQLTEPDPSLGCSFFASLTASQTGIVGAALEAFDQASYTASGQVTLLALTADLSDGVPSPIDFVRWGQDGLALLTSTGQVVLLRGPFVVPQLLQTNTAAVLTSSSSTALSRGSGNTILTLTGSNFLPGVAALWNGSYRTTTIVDATHITVAIPASDLTNAGSATITAANPGANASNIISLSIN, from the coding sequence GTGGAACTGATAATCGAGCCGGTCGCCCGACGCAAGGCTACGCAGCAGACTGGAGCACTTCGCGGAAGCGCAACCGGCACGTATACAGGCTCGAGCCTCCAGTTCCTCAATGCCAATGTACTCTTTGCCTACGATCTCGATACCAGTGGAGGCCTCTTCTACTCTTATGTAGTGAGCTCTGCGGGGCTCTCTGGCTCTTACAACACCCAGTACACTCTCAACAACTTCAGCGCATTCAAGATTCGCAACGGGCGTGCCTACGCCAACTTAGGCGGGGTCGCTGACCCTACCGTAAATCCGGTTGCGCCACTCGGCGTCTTTCAGACCGTTGCGCCCACCAGCCAATTTGGGTCAGACTTCGGATATGGCCAGCTAACTGAGCCAGATCCCTCCCTCGGATGCTCTTTCTTTGCCAGCCTTACGGCCAGCCAGACAGGCATAGTCGGCGCCGCGCTCGAGGCCTTTGACCAGGCCAGCTACACGGCCTCAGGTCAGGTCACGCTCCTTGCTCTGACAGCTGACTTATCCGACGGCGTGCCCAGTCCGATCGATTTTGTGCGTTGGGGACAGGACGGCCTCGCCCTCCTGACGTCCACTGGGCAGGTCGTGCTGTTGCGAGGACCGTTTGTAGTACCGCAGCTGCTTCAAACAAATACCGCTGCAGTGCTCACCTCATCTTCAAGCACGGCGCTGAGCCGTGGATCGGGCAATACAATCCTGACGCTTACCGGAAGCAACTTCTTGCCAGGAGTGGCGGCGTTGTGGAACGGAAGCTACCGCACAACCACCATCGTCGATGCGACACACATTACTGTAGCGATCCCAGCCAGCGATCTCACGAATGCAGGAAGCGCAACGATAACAGCAGCCAATCCGGGAGCGAACGCGTCGAACATCATCTCTCTCTCAATTAACTGA